From Anastrepha obliqua isolate idAnaObli1 chromosome 3, idAnaObli1_1.0, whole genome shotgun sequence:
CTCCAATATGTGGAGTGGTCCTAAAGTAAGTTTGCGAAAGTTTGACATTACCTGCCGAACGGCGATCTTTTTTAAAGTTGGAGTCAAAACTTTCAATCCCactaatattaaaaatcatGCCTAATGCTCCACTTAATAAAAGTTGTGTAAGTTTGAATTGATGCAAACGCTCAGACTCTGAAAGAGGAGAAGAACGGcttctctgtgttggaaagatcagttgcCGTGActtgtttccaactggcgctggttagcacgagaaaaaccCACTGGCGCGCTTTCTAAAAATCGGCCAAAACCGCTAAGCGGTTATCACGTCAATTAAGAAGTAGTATTAAAAAGTACAAACAAACTCCTAATAATGAAGTATTCATTACAGAAAAACATTATTgtacagaaaatatatttttacagttttatttacaataatatgcattttttgtttgggCTACAAACTTCCACTCTTTATATGTTTATTTACTTCGTCtataataaagtttaaattaGATTTTGATAATCAAAAATCTCTCGCAGAATAatttgatagaaaattaaatttatctcGAGGTTCTTAAAATTGTTGAATTAGAATCAGAATTTCATTTATCCCTTTACTAACCCACTGCTTTTCTTTTGAGCTTACACCCCTTATTGGATGTTTGGTCCAGCTTCCCttctatttgttgtgtgcgtcttgatgatttttttgaaatagaaTTACGTACAGTTTTATGACGCCTCCGaagagcagatgatttttttatgaggagtttcctcatggcagaaacacattcgaagatttaccattgcctgtcgagatgCGACCGTTATCAGAAAACCCTTTTTCTATCATCTCGTTTTTCATGCTCGGGGTTTTGAGCCCGTACCCTACCGACTGGTAGTCACGCCCTAAGCCATTCTGCTTCGGCTATAAATGAATCATAAGCATGCCCTAAATACAGGAAATTCAACAGCAGGGGTCTGTGTatagccaaaaacaaaaaatctctttatttcaaacattccgaaaaaattagaatttattcatatatttttttattcataaacagTTAAATGGTTTTAAAATACTTTGCAAACTAGTCAACAACTGTATAATTTAAGaacaatacataaataatgTATTCATGAATTCAGAGCGcctagaaaaaatatcaaaatttttgtctttacataataaatcaaataccgttaatattttgttaaaaattcaaGCATGTTCGGAACAAAAGGCGTGACTTCTTAGCGAacaaaaaaacgttaaaaatcAACTGTGTTCGTAGTCACTTGAAACATGCCACTACGTTAAATTCTTATTCAATCAACTTCAAAGCCCAGAAAAAATCTGATCAAAACTTTGAAAgcatagaagaaaatatttattcaaagtttGAAACATGAAGGCTGAAGACTATGGCCTATGAAGgcctggtaatctatcaaggatgatagaatacaaggttgCGCCCTCTGAATTCGCTGTGTCGCCAGGCTCCATGCATAAACATGTAAtttcccttccttttgtttgttttgtattataaagGAGCCTGATGTCAGACTTGTCGAAATTGCgagaaataaagtaactgttagTCAATTCACCTTGGTAATGTATCATCCACCGGCCATGACCCCGGTGACATCAGTCAAGCAGCTGTTTCTTTCGAATTCGGTGAGAGCCGAtaaacggtctgatattggccacaccttctgatgTGTGTATAGATATAGAAGAAAAGGTAACCCGGCGCGCTTGGCTACACAATGCAAATTGAAATACAACGATTATTTAATGAAGAGACACAAATTGAACATGAGACGCGAATGCAAAGGCGTGTTTtgttacaaattaaaaacaagaatTAAACTAAATTGATTTAACTGTATACAGATGTGCATATAAGTATAAGTGCATAagcatataattttaagatttatgtAAAATAAGACTGAAATAGTTTTTCAGTGGCTTAGTCTAGTCAATGGCAGTTATTGAAGACTTTTTCCTCTAAATCGAACTTTTGATAAGTTCCTTATATATTTTTGCCAATCTTAATAATCGTGAATCATTTATCATCGAAGTACTTCTAAATTTCTTCATAATCACAACTTAAGTGCTCCGAATACACACAGAAATTGAAATTTCGTTAAATTTCCAGGTTTAGTAGCAGCTTTAGTGGTAGCATTTTGTCACTTTAACTTTAGCGCTGGCTCTAAGCTCGACTATGACCAATATAcacttttaaataaagtatGCTTTAACTTATTTAGAGCCTGATCTTTGTTTTCCTATTAGCAgcgtaaacaaataaataggtTGACTTGAATGACAAATACGTAGGTATCGAAGAAATTCGAGGCAGTCGTACATCTTTTCCTTTATATTTTCCAGTTATACCAGTAGCTTCGAttatataacattattaaattttgttcattatAATTTGGTTTACATAGCGGTTTTATGTAAATTACTTTGCAAAAACCTCTCTTAAGCTCAAATTCAGGCTGCTGGACCACTGCAGGATTCCAGGTAATCAAAGACACAATTAATGTGTTGCTTACTTGTGTAACTACTGTGAGGGCGGTAAACAATTGCTCCGACAGCCAGCGACAATTAGGGTATTGGACTCGTTGTTGGTATACTCgaaatttgtcgaaaaatgtcGGATTTCTCTTTCGACCGCattcgaatacttcgatattaggctcattagGGTTCCTGAGAAAGGATTGCGgttcgcttaaaaaaaaaactttagtcTGCTCCTGGGAATGTAGGCTTCATGTGAACTCGTGCGCTGCGTTAGGGCATAAATGTGCAAAATCGCGAGATCGTCCTGGCCACGGGTAGAACGAGGGCGCTCGATGACTCCTTCTAAGCTTAAAAAAGCCCCGGCTCTCGAGTTTTCAGAGTGCCTTTTCTGGACATTGCCCATTAGttatccatgcggtgagactgtGTATTATGTGAGTCCTTTCTGCAGTAGCTGTCTGTCTCTCCTCGGCTGTCCTACTCTCGCCGGGCTGTGATTCAGACACCTTAGCCCTTGCTTTTTTGCTACACCAGCGGATATAACCAGTTTAGCTATCAAACATTTGACGAATTTCTCGcttttaacgaatttttttgctgcttttcaGTTTTACAGTTTTACTCTGCCTCCGAACCGCAGATGGTAAGTAACTTTTAACCAGGTATTTGAGCCGTTTATGTATCAGTGCTGGCGACGATGCCCGCACATGTTTAGTGGTTTCATCTTTCTCCCTACAGAACCTGCAAGTTGTATTGGAGTATATTCCCAGGTTAGTACAATGATAACCCAATTACAATGGCCTGCTAGAATTCCTGTGATGCTTCTAAAATTACtcttatttaattccatacaaGAGAAATAATGCCACACATAAATTTATAGCAATTTATTTATAGGCAAAACTATAATCAAtactaaatttatatacaaaaaagccGGGTGTCTGTCATATTCACGACGATAATATGCAcaccaaacatatgtatgtatgtatgtatgtatattatatatgcatatatttaaaattacttcaattGTACtgcaagtaaaaaacaaaatattgtaaaaacaaaacaataggAATTGCAGCCGCCACGACGTCTGTAGATAACGCTTGTTAGCGTTCAGTCTTCACTCTTTGCTCCTGCACCTCAGTGGTGTACTTGGTGAACAGCTTGTGCGCGCCCAGATGGATCTTCGGGGCAACCCCAATCCAAACGTGGCACCCAACGCTTCACGGTTTGCGCTGCTGCTTCGCCAGGGAATTGCTCCTCGAAAATTGTACGGTAATAGAAAGCTTCTTTCGTGGTCGGTGTGTTAATGGGGAAACGTTCGGCGGCTGTCGCGAATTGCTCATCAGTAATGTGTGAGGTCGCCACACGGCGTATGCTGTCAATCCATTCATAGCCCACACCGTCGGAAAATTGCTCCTTTTGTCGCCACAGCACTTcgttcggcaggtaattgttgGCGAACGTAGCACGTAGAATATGTTTCTCAATGCGATACTTTGTCTGATTACCCAAACAGTTGAGATCGCCTGGTATTTTATTATCCGGGCGTATTGACATCACATAGTTTACAAAGGATGTGTCGAGGAAGGGCACACGCAGTTCCAAGCCTTTGGCCATCGTCACTTTATTGGCACGCAGGCAGTCGGACACGTTGATTTGTTCGACACGCTTCACCAGCTCTTTGTGGAATTCTTCAGTATTTGGCGCcttaaagaaatataaatatccgCCGAATATTTCGTCAGCCCCTTCTCCAGATAGTATCATTTTAATGCCAGTACTTTTGATATAACGCGCCAGTATCAGCATTGGTAAACTACAGCGCACGGTTGTCACATCATATGTCTCCAAGTGGTAGATGATATCACGTATGCCGTCTAAAGCATCTTCTATTTCGAAAACTATTTCAGTATGATCACTGCCAATATAGTCAGCAACCAACTTCGCCGCCTTAAAATCAGGCGCATTGCACAGACCTACCGAAAAAGTTTTTAACCGATAGTTTGGATCACTTTCACGGCGTAGTTTTGTTGCAATCGAAGCTACTAGGCTGGAATCGACCCCGCCTGAAAGCAGCGCCCCAAAAGGCACATCGCACTGCAAATGTGAGCGCACAGCCGACTCGAATTTAGAGCGCAGTATTGACAAGTCCACCTCTTGTGTGGGTATATGTTCAATCCATGACTCCTTGAAATATTTCTTACGCTGGAGGTTATTTGCTGGACCTACACGCAGTTCACCTGGTGTAAACAGTTCCAGTTTCGGGCAAAACTCTACAAGGCATTTCATCTCTGAAGCAACCCATATATTACCATCCACATCCTCACCAATATACAACGGTATTATGCCGAAAGGATCACGCGCGATGAGTATATTTTTCGTGCGTTTATCGTAGAGCACAAAAGCAAACATACCAGTGATGTACTCCAACAGATGCTCGCCATAGATCTCATACAATTCACCAATCACATTGCAATCACTTTTGGGCTTGTAATGTCCACGCTTCTTTGCTATTTCCGCTGATTGTTCAAGGTAGTTGTAAATTTCACCATTCGCCACCACCAGTGTATTGCCGCTTTCCGAAACTAATGGTTGATGACCAGTGTGTAC
This genomic window contains:
- the LOC129242279 gene encoding probable asparagine synthetase [glutamine-hydrolyzing]; this translates as MCGIFAIFSRDGQPLAPKVYHGSMHTAREIAYRQSGKQRHRGPDDTGVKVLPEDGVVLIHERLAVICVHTGHQPLVSESGNTLVVANGEIYNYLEQSAEIAKKRGHYKPKSDCNVIGELYEIYGEHLLEYITGMFAFVLYDKRTKNILIARDPFGIIPLYIGEDVDGNIWVASEMKCLVEFCPKLELFTPGELRVGPANNLQRKKYFKESWIEHIPTQEVDLSILRSKFESAVRSHLQCDVPFGALLSGGVDSSLVASIATKLRRESDPNYRLKTFSVGLCNAPDFKAAKLVADYIGSDHTEIVFEIEDALDGIRDIIYHLETYDVTTVRCSLPMLILARYIKSTGIKMILSGEGADEIFGGYLYFFKAPNTEEFHKELVKRVEQINVSDCLRANKVTMAKGLELRVPFLDTSFVNYVMSIRPDNKIPGDLNCLGNQTKYRIEKHILRATFANNYLPNEVLWRQKEQFSDGVGYEWIDSIRRVATSHITDEQFATAAERFPINTPTTKEAFYYRTIFEEQFPGEAAAQTVKRWVPRLDWGCPEDPSGRAQAVHQVHH